A part of Paenibacillus sp. 481 genomic DNA contains:
- the loaP gene encoding antiterminator LoaP yields MSWYALFLETGKEEQVKKMLEDKFPNEQIRCFNPQKVVPEKRQGIITDTTRSLFPGYLFLEVNLTTNIYYKILDTPKIRYMVNSGRVKRDHSFSYFTSISENEIEWILSLTDCGGKLVKSDVFVHHEKVIVSSGPLMGLESKIKKVDKRKRRAKLEISLLDQVFTIDVGVNILNNLPS; encoded by the coding sequence GTGTCATGGTATGCTTTGTTTTTAGAAACAGGGAAAGAAGAACAAGTGAAAAAAATGCTCGAAGACAAATTTCCAAACGAACAAATCAGGTGCTTCAATCCACAGAAAGTTGTACCGGAGAAACGACAAGGCATTATTACAGACACGACGAGATCTTTGTTTCCGGGGTATTTATTTCTCGAAGTGAACCTTACAACTAACATTTATTACAAGATTCTTGATACGCCTAAAATACGTTATATGGTAAATTCAGGTAGAGTTAAACGAGATCATAGTTTTAGTTATTTTACATCTATTTCGGAGAATGAAATTGAGTGGATCTTAAGTTTAACGGATTGCGGAGGAAAGCTTGTAAAGAGTGATGTGTTTGTACATCACGAAAAAGTAATAGTATCTTCCGGCCCGCTAATGGGATTGGAATCAAAGATAAAAAAAGTAGATAAAAGAAAACGGCGAGCGAAGTTAGAAATTTCACTCTTAGATCAAGTGTTTACGATAGATGTTGGCGTTAATATACTTAATAACCTTCCAAGCTAA
- a CDS encoding LysR family transcriptional regulator yields MDIENMRAFMAVAEHGSISSASRELHQLQSNMTAKIKKIESDFNTALFYRKPRGMELNEEGKKLYAQFKKIVLLWEETISMMNEESPALRLGLMVSKHPSNFDHAMKVLYEKYDNLTVTIKTGSTQKMEEELANGIIDIGFLVGKTNVKSLQHEKYGTEKLVLIGKNCDKPLHTVLQHENLIISSVNCYYKKVFDLLLEEHQVIRTDFVEIAALESMINMCQLGMGVTLIPESDVASLGIHNYKVIDHHDCDIESFICYRKNHKITRVEQQLMRMVVTADEIEK; encoded by the coding sequence ATGGATATTGAAAATATGAGGGCTTTTATGGCCGTTGCCGAACATGGGAGCATTTCATCAGCTTCGCGGGAACTGCATCAACTGCAATCCAACATGACAGCAAAAATAAAAAAAATAGAGAGTGACTTCAATACGGCGTTGTTTTATAGAAAGCCAAGAGGAATGGAGTTAAACGAAGAGGGGAAGAAGCTCTATGCTCAGTTTAAGAAGATCGTATTATTGTGGGAAGAAACGATCAGTATGATGAATGAAGAAAGTCCGGCGCTTAGGCTTGGCTTAATGGTAAGTAAACATCCTAGCAACTTCGATCACGCCATGAAAGTGCTATATGAAAAATACGATAACTTGACGGTTACGATAAAAACAGGGAGCACGCAAAAAATGGAGGAGGAACTTGCGAACGGGATCATTGATATTGGATTTTTAGTGGGGAAAACGAACGTGAAGTCGCTTCAGCATGAAAAATACGGAACTGAAAAACTAGTACTAATCGGTAAAAACTGCGATAAGCCGCTACATACAGTTCTGCAACATGAGAATCTAATTATTTCTTCTGTAAATTGCTATTATAAAAAAGTTTTCGATTTGTTGCTTGAGGAGCATCAGGTGATTCGAACCGATTTTGTTGAAATTGCGGCCTTAGAATCGATGATTAATATGTGTCAACTGGGTATGGGCGTGACTTTGATACCCGAATCAGATGTTGCTAGTTTAGGCATACATAACTATAAAGTGATCGATCATCACGATTGTGATATTGAATCATTCATCTGCTACCGCAAAAATCATAAGATCACAAGAGTTGAGCAACAATTAATGAGGATGGTTGTAACAGCGGATGAAATTGAGAAATAA
- a CDS encoding Gfo/Idh/MocA family protein, translating into MKKIKVGIVGGSIRNRWASATHIPALIKSEHHEITAVATTNMESAQQAAKQIGDIEAYDDYTKMLASKNVDMIIVSVKAPYHHEVVLNTIQANKHIYCEWPLAVTASEIDSIMRELSQSSIRHAIGLQSRQTDEVKLVKDLINKNEIGNVLSINMKVATQAKGNWVDASGSYILDRTNGATLLSINGGHSLDIVTFLFGRFTEVQANHHTHYTEARIVDHDQIMNKNIEDQYVIQGKINDHIPIAIHLQGGAYPQFLLEIQGEQGVIRLYQNRSIGHPQYGGLSVSLLKYDSTQTIISSQPDDFNLLMEDSKEAPLTNVYRAHQSFASDILWDQHETPDFHYASYLHRLITAIELAAQTGERIHTI; encoded by the coding sequence ATGAAAAAAATAAAAGTTGGCATTGTCGGTGGTTCCATTCGCAATCGCTGGGCTAGTGCCACACATATTCCGGCTCTGATTAAGAGTGAGCACCATGAAATAACGGCAGTTGCGACAACAAATATGGAATCAGCCCAACAAGCAGCCAAGCAAATTGGAGATATTGAAGCTTATGACGATTACACAAAAATGCTTGCATCCAAGAACGTGGATATGATCATTGTTAGCGTTAAAGCCCCCTACCATCATGAAGTCGTACTGAACACCATTCAGGCCAACAAACATATCTATTGCGAATGGCCCCTTGCGGTCACTGCAAGCGAGATCGATTCCATCATGCGAGAATTGAGTCAATCCTCGATCAGGCATGCCATTGGACTACAATCACGACAAACAGATGAAGTGAAATTAGTTAAAGATCTTATCAATAAGAACGAAATCGGAAACGTTCTGTCTATAAATATGAAAGTAGCAACGCAAGCAAAAGGCAACTGGGTAGACGCGAGCGGTAGCTATATTCTTGACCGCACAAACGGAGCAACCTTGTTATCCATTAATGGCGGGCATTCGTTAGATATCGTAACTTTCCTATTCGGACGGTTTACTGAGGTTCAAGCCAATCACCACACCCATTATACCGAAGCTCGTATCGTTGATCACGATCAGATCATGAATAAAAATATAGAGGATCAGTACGTTATACAGGGCAAAATCAATGACCATATCCCAATCGCCATTCATCTCCAAGGAGGCGCTTATCCTCAATTCCTATTGGAAATCCAAGGTGAGCAAGGTGTCATCCGGCTCTACCAGAATCGATCTATTGGTCATCCGCAATACGGCGGTTTGAGTGTCTCATTGTTAAAGTACGATTCGACACAGACGATTATTTCTAGCCAACCGGATGATTTCAACCTCCTGATGGAAGATTCGAAAGAAGCACCTCTCACCAATGTATATCGCGCGCATCAATCTTTTGCTAGTGACATCCTGTGGGATCAGCACGAAACCCCCGATTTCCATTATGCGTCGTATTTACACCGACTAATAACAGCCATTGAACTAGCGGCGCAAACAGGAGAAAGAATACATACCATCTAA
- a CDS encoding FusB/FusC family EF-G-binding protein, with the protein MSVPFIRNHQYNVVKKQADILHNACNTVADPKVVESVRLGAHDKIVEAFPDATALQKQALETILALKTAGDFQQYLRSLEPLLAEFTPVTDKQLKKLFPKNKKLKLPDLAAIDYRYVTYHGWTDIATNKLFIVYHLNGQLVGVEGRFTPVNKKVVCFLCNRHTEGALFSAITKSKPANASPDYYKAIGNYMCVNSDACNANITDVAPLEKFIHAVIG; encoded by the coding sequence ATGAGTGTACCGTTTATTAGAAACCATCAGTATAATGTAGTAAAAAAGCAGGCCGATATATTGCACAATGCCTGCAATACGGTCGCCGATCCGAAAGTCGTGGAATCGGTAAGGTTGGGCGCGCACGACAAAATTGTAGAAGCGTTCCCGGATGCGACGGCGCTGCAAAAACAAGCGCTGGAGACGATTTTGGCGTTAAAAACAGCGGGAGATTTTCAGCAGTATTTGCGTTCGCTGGAGCCTTTGTTGGCGGAGTTTACGCCAGTGACGGATAAGCAGCTGAAGAAGCTCTTTCCGAAAAATAAAAAATTGAAGCTTCCCGATTTGGCTGCGATCGATTATCGTTATGTCACGTATCACGGCTGGACCGACATCGCGACGAATAAATTATTCATTGTGTATCATCTGAACGGGCAACTCGTCGGTGTCGAAGGCAGATTCACTCCAGTGAACAAAAAAGTGGTCTGTTTTTTGTGCAACCGACATACAGAGGGTGCGTTGTTCTCGGCAATTACCAAGTCGAAACCGGCTAACGCATCGCCGGATTACTATAAGGCAATCGGTAACTACATGTGCGTAAACAGCGACGCTTGCAATGCGAATATAACAGATGTAGCTCCGCTGGAAAAATTCATTCATGCCGTCATAGGATAA